DNA from Penaeus vannamei isolate JL-2024 chromosome 3, ASM4276789v1, whole genome shotgun sequence:
TCTCTTCTGCCAATACCGGCTCCTTGGGGGCTTCGGGGGCATCAGCCAGCGGTTTACTATCAGCTGTGGCTTCCTTTGCAGGCTCACTTGGAACTGGAAAGGAGGAGCAGCAGTTGTAGAGGCGCTGATTATGCAAGGAAGAATCCAAATCCATCAGAGGGTTACGTATAAGGTGTCGGTGGAGCAAAGGAACTCTTAGGTTACATATACTACGCCGAAGAGATCGTTAAAGACTTTCTTAATCATGGGAAAGattactttttgttttctttttttcatttgaaatgatatccatatgtacatacatttaagaaaggaataaatattGGGAACTGAGTGTGATTCATTAGGGTTGGAACATCAATAAGCTTTTTTCATGCGTTTTTAATACAAATGCTCAGATTAATTCACTGCTGTTTAGACATAAACTATTATGTAGTTTTTGAAATCATATTTGGTTTGTCTTGCATCCTCGCGTCCAGATCAACTTAAGAGAACATTGCAGAGGAAATGTAGGGCGTATGTAACATAAGGATAAATGGAAGTAGGAGCAAAATTAtctcaaaatgaagaaaaaaaacatgcaaacaaTGGAGTGGGGAAAACCCTGGAACACTGGCAAAACAAGACAAATCATATATATtacgcaaagaaaaaagaaaataagaaaagtaagatTGATTACAAGAATtgcgaaaagaaataacaaattcATAATTCTCTAATTACGAAACTTAGAACTATTCTAATTCACTCCATTGTTAGGTAAAGACCAGCAATCAGAATTTAGAAAGAATAGTGGgaatacgtacacatatgtgtgtagatatatgtgcacatatacgtatgcatatacatatgcatatatacaaacatatatatatatatatatatatatatatatatatatatatatatatatatatatatatcatgtatacacaaacacatatccttAAAAGCACAGATATTACCATCTATGCTATTACAAAACAAGAGAATTATCAAACAGCAGTGAATAAGGCAGTACTTTATAGGTATTAGTGTCTCAGATCAGCCCAGGGAAGTGCCGGCAAGATTGCatgaaatatctttatttttctttacaaaaaaaaagacatattcCGCCTTCCCTGagccttttcttcccattttacgTTTCACAGAAGAAAACAACAGCGGCACgagcgagggcgtgagggaggtgggcgggcgggcgagcggacGGGCTGGCGGGGAGCTGCCAACcagagtgtggggggaggagggggaggggggggggaagaaagggttaCACTGGCGGCCGTCACGACACCTTCAGGCTCTGAGGTGCTCGGGACTCCTGCGTCTGCTTCATCCACCTCCCCAACTGTGTCCacatccccatcctctttctcatcaCCTGAATCTTTATCTTCGCCagcatcgtcatcttcatcgtaACCTTCGTCATCAGTCCCTTCGTCATCAGCCGGTTCTGCGACTTTggcttcgtcgtcgtcgtcgtcgtcgtctgattcttcatcttcatcttcatcgagCTCCTCTTCGATTCCCTCGTCTTTATCTTCGTCGCTTTTATcatgtttttcgacttttttctccagttcttcctcttcatcttcatcttcatcttcgtcctcatctACATCCTTTGAagctacttcctcttcttcgtcctcgtcttcctcgtcctcatcctcatctaccgcttcttcatcttcatcgtcgtcaacctcctcttcttcttcatcttcgtctacctcttcttcttcatcttcctcatcttcatcttcgtcagtttctgcttcctcctcctcatcaagcTCTCCAGTtgccttttctatctcttcttcctcatcttcatcctcgtcttcttcaacttcgtcttcgtcttcgcttTCGTCCTCATCACCTTCCTCATCAacctcgtcttcttcatcttcatcctcgtcttcttcatcaacttcttcatcttcatcctcatcttctgctTCAActacttcgtcttcgtcttcatcttcatcatcatcttctgattcaacttcttcatcctcatcctcatcttcatcagcttccttatcatcatccttctcatcttctgcttcaacttcttcgtcttcatcttcatcctcatcctcttcgtcttctgcttcaacttcttcgtcttcatcttcttcatcttcctcctcgtctccctcttcttcaagtTCCTCTGTTTCATCGtcttcatctatctcttcatcctcatcctcatcctcatccacctcatcctcatcctcctcatcctcagctTCTTCGTCATCCTTGTCGCTTTCCGCagcatcttcctcttcatcctcgtcctcatccgCTTCTTCCTCATCTACGAGTTGCTCACCTTTGTGTCATGGGCAAGTGTTAGTAAAAACTCCTGTGGCAAGACCAGCTCCATCCCTCAGGCCATAACCCACCTCTAGGGAGGTCCTGTGTCCTTACGTGACGTTTGGGACAAAAAGTCTATCAATACTATAATCTGCAAATACAGTCACAGACTATTCTGTATAAAAATACAAAGGAATGGAGGACTAATTCCCAATTCATACTAGACACTACTGTAGACCTCTTATGTGGGGTAAAGCAGATTTTTGTCTAATGAAGTGGAATTAAAACGTTCTCAAGGGATTTCTGCTACACAGAAATGTCCTAAGATTAAATCCTCTTTTAAGAAATCTGCTTACTGTATATCAtgcaattgaataaaataaactaCACAAATGTTTAAccagatataatgatatattcatataacatatatctgtTCTGTATATGTGCATTTTCGGTTTCGATTCTGCCAAGGAAAGGGTGTCACGCTGTCATATTTGAAATTTGAAATGGTTACGTATAAACTCGATAACCCCATATGCCATTAAAAAGAATTTAGAAGGTAAGAACATAAAATATGTAAATGCAGACAATCGCTGAGCTTTTATTCATTCGACAATGTCCAAAGAATCGAAATCGGTCATAAACCAAACTAAGCAATTTCAAACTCTTTGAAGCTGCTACAATATTAGCTAAGGATAGATCTGAGCCAAACTACCAAACCATCCACACCACATACCTGCCACTTTCTCCTCGGGAAACTTGGCCTTCTCTACAACAGGTTCTTCAACCGGTCGTTTAGGTTCAGGTGCAGGTTCCGGTGCCTTCACTACTTCTGGTGCAGGTGCAGGTTCAACTGGCTTGGGTGCTGGAGCAGATACTGGCTCAGGAACTGGTTCAGGAACTGGTTCAGGAACTGGTTTAGGAGCTGCTACCGGTTCAGGAGCAGCAACTGGTTCAGGGGCAGCAACTGGTTCAGGAGCAGCAACTGGTGCAGGAGCAGCAACTGGTTCAGGAGCAGCAACTGGTTCAGGAGCAGCAACTGGTGCAGGAGCAGGAACTGGTGCAGGAGCAGCAATTGGTTCAGGAGCAGCAACTGGTTTCGGGACTGGAGCTGGTTCTGGGACTGGAGCTGGCTTAGGTGCAACAGCTGGTTCAGGCACTGCAGGTGGTTTAGGAGCTTCAACTGGCGCAGGAGCAGCTTTTTTGTGTTCCGGGTGAGTCTGCCATGGCTGGGCCCACTTAGGGTCACGTTTTGAACCTTCAGGGACAGTTTCGAAAATCATCTTCACAAATTTGTCAATAATACCTCCAGAGGGACCTATAGGCTTATCTTCCTTAGGTTCAACGACCTCCACTACTTTTCTTGCATGCTCAGGGTGTGTCTGCCAAGGTTTGGCCCATTTAGGATCGCGCTTTGTTCCTTCTGGGACTGTTGGGAAAATAAGTTTGACAAACTTATCGATGAGTCCTCCAGAAGGACCAACAGGCTTCTCTTCCTTAGGTTCTTCTGCTACTTCTACCTTCTTTTTGGCATGTTCAGGGTGTGTCTGCCATGGTTGGGCCCATTTGGGGTCTCGAGCTGTTCCCTCGGGTACAGTTTGGAAGATTAATTTGACAAACTTGTCAATAATTCCTCCAGAGGGACCTATAGGCTTATCTTCCTTAGGTTCTTCTGCTACTTCTACCTTCTTTTTGGCATGTTCAGGGTGTGTCTGCCATGGTTGGGCCCATTTGGGGTCTCGAACTGTGCCTTCAGGGACAGTCTGGAAGATGAGTTTGACAAACTTATCAATGATTCCTCCTGAAGGACCTACAGGCTTATCTTCCTTAGGTTCCTCTGCTACTTCTACCTTCTTTTTGGCATGTTCAGGGTGTGTTTGCCAGGGTTGGGCCCATTTGGGATCACGTTTTGTTGTTTCAGGAACAGTCGGGAAGATCAGCTTAACAAATTTGTCAATGATTCCTCCCGAAGGCCCAACAGGTCCCTGTTCTACTTCCGGAACTTTCTCAACTTTTTTCTTGGCGTGCTCTGGGTGCGTCTGCCAAGGCTGTGCCCACTTtggatccctctcccccttgggcAAACCAAAGATTATGTTGATTATCTTGTCGAAGAAACCAGGTTCTGCAACGGCTGGCTTAGGTGGTGAAGGAGCAGGGGCAgcaggttggggaggtggggcgaCTGGCTGCGGTGGCGGGCTGGCGACAGGCTCGGGCTGGACTTCCACTGGCTTCGCTGGTTCCGGGGCAGACACTGGAGCTTCAACTGAAATAGAAAGGATTATTAGCATTAAATCTGCAGGGCCTTTATTTTAAATGATATGCGTGACAGCCTCTTGCACAATTCTCTTTATTAGACTTATGTACGTGTCTCAGCATCTGCGTAGAGCACATACAGTCCCACAGATCAGGAGAATGTCAAAATCACAAAAAGGGACATAAAAGTTAAACCTCTCTGGAGAAATATAAGTAAATTTAGGGGAAATCATGACAAAAAAGGGTAaactgtgagaaagagagaaacacattcCTTTTATACTGAAGTGGAAACATGCAATATTATCCTGGAGGTCAAAATGAAAGGGTGAAAAAAGAACCTCTCAATTGAAAGAGATCATTCTTTCCTTCTGAAACGCCGTCGAAGGAATGCCAAACAGGTCAAAGGTCGAGATggtgaaggaaaaaaggaaacaccGAAGCAGGACTGCCACTCCCATGGCCTCTTACTGTGCCGCGCCTCAGACGTCTCGCCCACTGactcctcttttgtctctcttacgtcactttcctcctctgcctcctctttcgtctcatcgtcctcttcctcgctttcgGCTGCTtctacatcttcctcttcatctgcttcctcttcatcttcttcatcctcctcctcctccttctcgtctttttcatcctcttcatcttcatcttcctctactccctcctcttcatcttcatccatttccttctcttcccctgtttccttcacctctttttcatctatctcttcctctgcttcatcttcctcttcctcttcatctccttcctcttcgtcttcctcatcatctatttcttcctcttcctcttcatctacttcttccttttcatctacttcctcttcgtcttcctcttcatctacttcttcctctccctcttcatctacttcctcttcgtcttcctcttcctcttcatctacttcctcttcatcttcatctacttcttcgtcttcctcttcctcttcgtctactttctcttcgtcttcatccacttcttcttcttcctctgtttctacctcttcctcttcatctacttcttcgtcttcctcttcctctacttcctcctctttgtcttcctcttcatctacttcctcttcctcttcatctacttcttcgtcttcctcttcctctacttcctcctcttcgtcttcctcttcctcttcatctacttcttttccatcgtctttttctacctcttcctcttcgtcttcctcttcatctacttcctcctcttcgtcttccttttcatctacttcgtcttcgtcttcatctacttcttcgtcttcatcttcatctacttcttccttttcgtcttcctcttcatctaattcttcctcttcatctacttcttcctcttcatctacttccttctcttcgtcttcctcttcatctacttcttcgtcttcatcttcatctacttcctcctcttcgtcttcatctccatctacttcctcctcttcgtcttcctcttcatctacttcttcgtcttcctcttcatctacttcttcgtcttcctcttcatctacttcttcgtcttcctcttcatctacttcttcgtcttcctcttcatctacttcttcgtcttcctcttcatctacttcttcgtcttcctcttcatctacttcttcgtcttcctcttcatctacttcttcgtcttcctcttcatctacttcttcgtcttcctcttcatctacttcctcctcttcgtcttcctcttcctcttcatctacttctttttcatcctctttttctacctcttcctcttcgtcttcctcttcatctacttcttcctctttgtcttcatcttcatctacttctttttcatcctctttttctacctcttcctcttcatctacttcttcctcttcgtcttcatcttcatctacttcgtcttcctcttcatctacttcttcgtcttcctcttcatctacttcttcgtcttcctcttcatctacttcttcgtcttcctcttcatctacttcttcgtcttcctcttcatctacttcttcgtcttcctcttcatctacttcctcctcttcgtcttcctcttcctcttcctctacttctttttcatcctctttttctacctcttcctcttcgtcttcctcttcatctacttcttcctcttcctcttcgtcttcatcttcatctacttcgtcttcctcttcatctacttcgtcttcctcttcatctacttcttcgtcttccttttcatctactttttcgtcttcctcttcatctacttcttcgtcttcctcttcatctacttcttcgtcttcctcttcatctacttcttcgtcttcctcttcatctacttcttcgtcttcctcttcatctacttcttcgtcttcctcttcatctacttcttcgtcttcctcttcatctacttcttcgtcttcctcttcatctacttcctcctcttcgtctacttctttcttttcgtctttttctacaacttcctcttcgtcttcctcttcatctacttcttcgtcttcctcttcatctacttttttcttttcctctttttctacctcttcctcttcgtcttcctcttcatctacttcttcgtcttcctcttcatctacttcttcctcttcatcttcgtctacttctttcttttcctctttttctacctcttcctcttcgtcttcctcttcatctacttcttcgtcttcctcttcatctacttctacctcttcgtcttcctcttcatctacttcttcgtcttcctcttcatctacttcctcctcttcgtctacttctttcttttcctctttttctacctcttcctcttcgtcttcctcttcatctacttcttcctcttcctcttcatctacttcttcctcttcgtcttcctcttcatctacttcctcctcttcgtctacttctttcttttcctctttttctacctcttcctcttcgtcttcctcttcatctacttcttcgtcttcctcttcatctacttcttcctcttcgtcttcctcttcatctacttcctcttcgtcttcctcttcatctacttcttcctcttcgtcttcctcttcatctacttcttcgtcttcctcttcatctacttcttcgtcttcctcttcatctacttcttcgtcttcctcttcatctacttctttctcttcctccttttctacctcttcctcttcgtcttcctcttcatctacttctttcttttcctctttttctacctcttcctcttcgtctacttctttcttttcctctttttctacctcttcctcttcgtcttcctcttcgtcttcctcttcatctactccttcctcttcgtcttcctcttcatctacttcttcctcttcgtcttcctcttcgtctactttcttttcctcttcatctacttcgtcttcgtcttcgtcttcctcttcatctacttctttctcttcctctttttctacctcttcctcttcatctacttcctcttcgtcttcctcttcatctacttcctcttcgtcttcctcttcatctacttcctcttcgtcttcctcttcatctacttcctcttcgtcttcctcttcatctacttctttctcttcctctttttctacctcttcctctacttccttttcctcttcgtcttcctcttcatctacttcgtcttcgtcttcatctacttctttctcttcctctttttctacctcttcctcttcgtcttccacttcatctacttcctctttctcttcatctacttctttctctttatctacttctacctcttcgtctacttcttcgtcttcctcttcatctacttcttcgtcttcctcttcatctacttcttcgttttcctcttcatctacttcttcgtcttcctcttcatctacttcttcgtctccctcttcaattacttcttcgtcttcctcttcatctacttcttcgtcttcctcttcatctacttcttcgtcttcctcttcatctactccttcgtcttcctcttcatctacttcttcgtcttcctcttcatctaccatttcatcctcttctcctacttcttcctcttcctcttcatctacttcttcctcttcgtcttcctcttcatctccttcatccccttccgtTTCCTCTGTATCGCCTCccatctgttcttttttctttttatctacttttaccttcttttcgtttttatctaCTCCCTTCTTTTCATCTACCTCTACAtgaacttcctcttcctctttgtctactcctttctcttcctctattactTCATctacttccacctcttcctctttatctacttctttctctccttcaccttgatctgcttcctcttcttcctcttcatttgtcttttctatttcacctactttctcttcttcatctttatcttctccttcttccttcttttcctttcctttttctacttccttctctaACTCTTCATCGTCTtcgctttctttatcttcctttttatcagctttctttattttctcttcatcaacctttttatcttccttttctacaatttccctttcttcttttgcaCCTTTTGCGTCATCCTTAATTTTGacatcctcatttctttcttctttctctgctccttTTATCCTATCTTTTTCAATTACTTTTTTCTGAtctttatcccctctttcctcacttccttcctttagcttactctctcttccaactacattttcgtcttcttcgtcttcgttagaTGAAACTAGTAAGAAAGtaataaacagatgaaagagaaaagagaaagcaaaataatgataaaaaagcctCAACAGTTGTTTAAGATAAAGAGATGTTACGCCTTTGTTATGGTTAAAGCGTGAACTAAACtaaattaaagataaagataaatgaaagcgTCAGAAAATAAAGCTAAACTAAATTGTGAGATTCTCTAAAGTACAAATAGCTTCAAGGCATTTCTAAGCTAAGTCATGCAGCGTCTTGTTAAAATTCTGATACTTTGAAACACCTTCGACAGGTATTAGTCTTCTATGACTTCGTGTTTCAAGTTTTTGTTCCTTCTCATGCATTTATTAATATACTTGTATACTAGTTTTACACAGCAACAGTACAAATTATATGCAATATGCAGCTAATCTTCCTTTAAAGTAATTATAcatatagacgcatatatatatatatatatatatatatatatatatatatatatatatatatatatatatatatatatatatatatatatatatatatatatatatacatgtgtgtgtgtatttgcgtgtgtgcgtgtgtatgcatatgtatttttctgtatatatacacacacacacatatatatatatgtgtgtgtgtgtgtgtgtgtatgtatgtatatgtgtatatatatatatatatatatatatatatatatatatatatatatatatatatatatgtatatatatatatgtatgtatgtatgtatgtatatacatatacatatatatgcgcataacaTACATAGTCATGCTTTTACCGCAAGCCTGCGAGCGTGCTTCCAGCGCTATAGGACCTACCTGGAGGCTCCGGGACGACCGGCGCGGCGGGCGCGGGTGGCGGCGCTGGCGCTTCGGCAACTGGCTTCGGTGGTTCGGGTTCAGGTTCCGGTTCGATTGGTTCAGGCTCTATGACGGCGGGCGGTTCCTTGGCCACTTCGGGTTccgcttgaggaggaggagggacttcgGCCGGGACTGGAGCCTCCTCGACCCTCTCTGCTTCCACTGGGTGAGAGAAGAGGCTGTGAGATTCGAGGGAAAACGAGGCGTGAGTGGGACATTGCAGGGCGGACTATGATAAAacgatatgcgtgtatgtacttgCTACAAGCCACAGCTAAAGCTACACGCACTACCTCGAGCTATGGAGGGGCATGGGACGTCGACACTAATGGTGGCCCAGGTTCTTTAGGTAACTAGATCaccattagttttttttctcccttttgttcAGGAAACAGGACGCCAATACGTTTATTTTTCGATTAGAGTAGCAACAATTGTACTTTAAAGCTCCGAAAAAAGTGTGCCTGGCAGGTTTCGCCTTTGAATTTTGTTTATACCATAATTGTAATTTGCTTATTTCCTTGAATTAAGGACTTTTCATGCAGGACAACAGGCAGGGTATTACTTGGGGTAGCTTTACCATGCACGTGTACTACGTAATGCTGGTAATAATGCAGCTAAGCAGATAGACATTTCAATAGACAGATGCTTAGTAAACAAGCTGCAACT
Protein-coding regions in this window:
- the LOC113816011 gene encoding uncharacterized protein isoform X2 encodes the protein MSPGIFRSALVTGVLLAASLLVLYPVCGENPSYSECRPHIDATIRDLAAKAIIAGETPSDNLQHSDHVEAERVEEAPVPAEVPPPPQAEPEVAKEPPAVIEPEPIEPEPEPEPPKPVAEAPAPPPAPAAPVVPEPPVSSNEDEEDENVVGRESKLKEGSEERGDKDQKKVIEKDRIKGAEKEERNEDVKIKDDAKGAKEEREIVEKEDKKVDEEKIKKADKKEDKESEDDEELEKEVEKGKEKKEEGEDKDEEEKVGEIEKTNEEEEEEADQGEGEKEVDKEEEVEVDEVIEEEKGVDKEEEEVHVEVDEKKGVDKNEKKVKVDKKKKEQMGGDTEETEGDEGDEEEDEEEEVDEEEEEEVGEEDEMVDEEEDEEVDEEEDEGVDEEEDEEVDEEEDEEVDEEEDEEVIEEGDEEVDEEEDEEVDEEENEEVDEEEDEEVDEEEDEEVDEEVEVDKEKEVDEEKEEVDEVEDEEEEVEKEEEKEVDEDEDEVDEEEDEEEKEVEEEVEKEEEKEVDEEEDEEEVDEEEDEEEVDEEEDEEEVDEEEDEEEVDEEEEVEKEEEKEVDEEEDEDEDEVDEEEKKVDEEEDEEEEVDEEEDEEEGVDEEEDEEEDEEEEVEKEEKKEVDEEEDEEEEVEKEEEKEVDEEEDEEVDEEEDEEVDEEEDEEVDEEEDEEEEVEKEEKKEVDEEEEVDEEEDEEEEVDEEEEEEVDEEEDEEEEVEKEEKKEVDEEEEVDEEEDEEVDEEEDEEVEVDEEEDEEVDEEEDEEEEVEKEEKKEVDEDEEEEVDEEEDEEVDEEEDEEEEVEKEEKKKVDEEEDEEVDEEEDEEEVVEKDEKKEVDEEEEVDEEEDEEVDEEEDEEVDEEEDEEVDEEEDEEVDEEEDEEVDEEEDEEVDEEEDEEVDEEEDEKVDEKEDEEVDEEEDEVDEEEDEVDEDEDEEEEEEVDEEEDEEEEVEKEDEKEVEEEEEEDEEEEVDEEEDEEVDEEEDEEVDEEEDEEVDEEEDEEVDEEEDEEVDEEEDEVDEDEDEEEEVDEEEEVEKEDEKEVDEDEDKEEEVDEEEDEEEEVEKEDEKEVDEEEEEDEEEEVDEEEDEEVDEEEDEEVDEEEDEEVDEEEDEEVDEEEDEEVDEEEDEEVDEEEDEEVDEEEDEEVDEEEDEEVDEEEDEEEEVDGDEDEEEEVDEDEDEEVDEEEDEEKEVDEEEEVDEEEELDEEEDEKEEVDEDEDEEVDEDEDEVDEKEDEEEEVDEEEDEEEEVEKDDGKEVDEEEEEDEEEEVEEEEDEEVDEEEEEVDEEEDKEEEVEEEEDEEVDEEEEVETEEEEEVDEDEEKVDEEEEEDEEVDEDEEEVDEEEEEDEEEVDEEGEEEVDEEEDEEEVDEKEEVDEEEEEEIDDEEDEEEGDEEEEEDEAEEEIDEKEVKETGEEKEMDEDEEEGVEEDEDEEDEKDEKEEEEDEEDEEEADEEEDVEAAESEEEDDETKEEAEEESDVRETKEESVGETSEARHIEAPVSAPEPAKPVEVQPEPVASPPPQPVAPPPQPAAPAPSPPKPAVAEPGFFDKIINIIFGLPKGERDPKWAQPWQTHPEHAKKKVEKVPEVEQGPVGPSGGIIDKFVKLIFPTVPETTKRDPKWAQPWQTHPEHAKKKVEVAEEPKEDKPVGPSGGIIDKFVKLIFQTVPEGTVRDPKWAQPWQTHPEHAKKKVEVAEEPKEDKPIGPSGGIIDKFVKLIFQTVPEGTARDPKWAQPWQTHPEHAKKKVEVAEEPKEEKPVGPSGGLIDKFVKLIFPTVPEGTKRDPKWAKPWQTHPEHARKVVEVVEPKEDKPIGPSGGIIDKFVKMIFETVPEGSKRDPKWAQPWQTHPEHKKAAPAPVEAPKPPAVPEPAVAPKPAPVPEPAPVPKPVAAPEPIAAPAPVPAPAPVAAPEPVAAPEPVAAPAPVAAPEPVAAPEPVAAPEPVAAPKPVPEPVPEPVPEPVSAPAPKPVEPAPAPEVVKAPEPAPEPKRPVEEPVVEKAKFPEEKVAGEQLVDEEEADEDEDEEEDAAESDKDDEEAEDEEDEDEVDEDEDEDEEIDEDDETEELEEEGDEEEDEEDEDEEVEAEDEEDEDEDEDEEVEAEDEKDDDKEADEDEDEDEEVESEDDDEDEDEDEVVEAEDEDEDEEVDEEDEDEDEEDEVDEEGDEDESEDEDEVEEDEDEDEEEEIEKATGELDEEEEAETDEDEDEEDEEEEVDEDEEEEEVDDDEDEEAVDEDEDEEDEDEEEEVASKDVDEDEDEDEDEEEELEKKVEKHDKSDEDKDEGIEEELDEDEDEESDDDDDDDEAKVAEPADDEGTDDEGYDEDDDAGEDKDSGDEKEDGDVDTVGEVDEADAGVPSTSEPEVPSEPAKEATADSKPLADAPEAPKEPVLAEETKEEAPQEEEEQVVVVPSAFRSRDHLEAILGLDETSRDAAARTDPIAEATLKDLKKIYEAAIKPLEGLYKYQDISNRHVSDAELFGTPLVLLLGPYSTGKSTFINYLTGVEYTKRALKTGTPPSHGVFRIIQYGEKDAELDGTDLSAHWSFTSLQKFGQNFIDQIQGKALSSPLLKKVTFVEAPGILEMRRPGERLYPYNDVVQWFIDRADLILVMFDYTKLDAGYEMEAILDQLKGREAQTRILLNKADQVPPEELIKVQGSLFWNLSPLLGVSTPPTVYAGSFASRPYRPASPAKLFEAQEEALLHDIAQAINNRVDNRIAIARRHAVRVRNHAQMVDSYLTTFYMNKGFLTSKHKLAEDIIENPHTYNIYEGMSLLTNISRYDLPDPEVYRDFFRVHNLYDFQRLKDTCSYFRGCPLAKIDGAISHNLPELLDRHRRLTEAAQGGAGAKPSPVPTPGVRGAVPPAAHVRTS